The proteins below come from a single Streptomyces spongiicola genomic window:
- a CDS encoding NADH-quinone oxidoreductase subunit G, translated as MTVTTSAASGGGGSAAVPPEDPVTLTIDGIEISVPKGTLVIRAAEQLGIEIPRFCDHPLLDPAGACRQCIVEVEGQRKPMASCTITCTDGMVVKSQLTSPVAEKAQQGVMELLLINHPLDCPVCDKGGECPLQNQAVSHGRAESRFEGRKRTYEKPVHISTQVLLDRERCVLCARCTRFSDQIAGDPMIELLERGALQQVGTGEGDPFESYFSGNTIQICPVGALTSAAYRFRSRPFDLVSSPTVCEHCAGGCATRTDHRRGKVMRRLAAEDPEVNEEWICDKGRFAFRYAQQRDRLTTPLVRNVESGELEPASWPEALAAAATGLSAARGRAAVLTGGRLTVEDAYAYAKFARIALGTNDIDFRARVHSPEEADFLAARVAGHGRDLDRAGVTYTSLEKAPAVLLAGLESEEEAPGVFLRLRKAARKHGQRTFSLATHTTRGLAKAAGVLLPTAPGTEAEWLGALASGTGLDGDGATAAEALRSEGAVIVVGERLAGVPGALSAAVRTAAATGAALVWIPRRAGERGAVEAGALPSLLPGGRPATDPRAREETAAAWGVRELPHRYGRDTGQILEAAAGGELAALVVAGVEVADLPDPARAREGLDSVGFLVSLELRPSEVTSRADVVFPVAAVAEKAGTFLNWEGRARLFEAALKPDQLTRPPAPADARVLHMLADALDVHLALPDLRSVRREMDRLGTWTGPRADAPAEPARPLPRPGEGEAVLAGHRLLLDRGLLQEGDEALAGTRHAAVARLSATTAAETGVEDGDLLAVSGPSGSVHLPLRVTEMPDRVVWLPLNSAGGGVPGDTGATPGALVRVGPAATAGHGTAGPDDVPEVRA; from the coding sequence ATGACCGTCACCACGTCCGCCGCGTCCGGAGGCGGGGGGAGCGCCGCGGTCCCGCCGGAGGACCCGGTCACCCTGACCATCGACGGCATCGAGATCTCCGTGCCGAAGGGCACCCTGGTCATCCGGGCCGCCGAGCAGCTCGGCATCGAGATCCCCCGGTTCTGCGACCACCCCCTCCTCGACCCGGCCGGCGCCTGCCGGCAGTGCATCGTCGAGGTCGAGGGCCAGCGCAAGCCGATGGCCTCCTGCACCATCACCTGCACCGACGGCATGGTCGTGAAGTCGCAGCTCACCTCGCCCGTCGCCGAGAAGGCGCAGCAGGGCGTGATGGAACTGCTGCTCATCAACCACCCGCTCGACTGCCCGGTCTGCGACAAGGGCGGCGAGTGCCCGCTGCAGAACCAGGCCGTCTCGCACGGCCGCGCCGAGTCCCGCTTCGAGGGCAGGAAGCGGACCTACGAGAAGCCGGTCCACATCTCCACCCAGGTGCTGCTCGACCGCGAGCGCTGCGTGCTCTGCGCGCGCTGCACCCGCTTCTCCGACCAGATCGCGGGCGACCCGATGATCGAACTCCTGGAGCGCGGCGCGCTCCAGCAGGTCGGCACCGGCGAGGGCGACCCCTTCGAGTCCTACTTCTCCGGGAACACCATCCAGATCTGCCCGGTCGGCGCGCTGACCTCGGCGGCCTACCGGTTCCGCTCCCGGCCCTTCGACCTGGTGTCGTCGCCGACCGTCTGCGAGCACTGCGCCGGCGGCTGCGCGACCCGCACCGACCACCGGCGCGGCAAGGTCATGCGGCGGCTCGCCGCCGAGGACCCCGAGGTCAACGAGGAGTGGATCTGCGACAAGGGGCGGTTCGCCTTCCGCTACGCCCAGCAGCGCGACCGGCTCACCACCCCGCTCGTCCGCAACGTCGAGAGCGGCGAGCTGGAGCCCGCGAGCTGGCCGGAGGCCCTCGCGGCGGCCGCCACCGGACTCTCGGCCGCCCGCGGCCGGGCCGCGGTGCTCACCGGCGGCCGGCTCACCGTCGAGGACGCCTACGCGTACGCCAAGTTCGCCCGGATCGCCCTCGGCACCAACGACATCGACTTCCGGGCCCGGGTCCACTCCCCGGAGGAGGCCGACTTCCTCGCCGCCCGCGTCGCCGGCCACGGCCGGGACCTCGACCGCGCCGGCGTCACCTACACCTCGCTGGAGAAGGCCCCGGCCGTACTGCTGGCCGGCCTCGAGTCGGAGGAGGAGGCCCCCGGCGTCTTCCTCCGGCTGCGCAAGGCCGCGCGCAAGCACGGCCAGCGGACGTTCTCCCTGGCCACCCACACCACCCGCGGTCTGGCGAAGGCCGCGGGCGTGCTGCTGCCGACCGCCCCCGGCACCGAGGCCGAGTGGCTGGGCGCGCTGGCGTCCGGCACCGGGCTCGACGGGGACGGCGCCACCGCCGCCGAGGCGCTGCGGTCGGAAGGCGCCGTGATCGTCGTCGGCGAGCGGCTGGCCGGCGTGCCGGGCGCGCTGAGCGCCGCGGTGCGCACGGCCGCGGCGACCGGCGCCGCGCTCGTCTGGATCCCGCGCCGGGCCGGGGAGCGCGGCGCGGTCGAGGCGGGCGCACTGCCGTCGCTGCTGCCCGGCGGCCGTCCCGCCACCGATCCGCGGGCCCGCGAGGAGACCGCGGCGGCCTGGGGCGTACGCGAACTCCCGCACCGCTACGGCCGGGACACCGGGCAGATCCTGGAGGCGGCCGCGGGCGGCGAACTGGCCGCCCTGGTCGTCGCCGGGGTCGAGGTCGCCGATCTGCCCGACCCCGCCCGCGCCCGGGAGGGGCTCGACTCGGTCGGGTTCCTCGTCTCGCTGGAGCTGCGGCCCTCCGAGGTCACCTCGCGGGCCGACGTGGTCTTCCCGGTCGCGGCCGTGGCCGAGAAGGCCGGTACGTTCCTCAACTGGGAGGGCAGGGCACGGCTCTTCGAGGCCGCGCTCAAGCCGGACCAGCTGACCCGCCCGCCGGCCCCGGCGGACGCGCGGGTGCTGCACATGCTCGCCGACGCGCTGGACGTCCATCTCGCCCTGCCCGACCTGCGGTCCGTGCGGCGCGAGATGGACCGCCTCGGCACCTGGACCGGGCCCCGGGCGGACGCTCCCGCCGAGCCCGCCCGGCCGCTGCCCCGCCCCGGCGAGGGCGAGGCGGTCCTGGCCGGCCACCGGCTCCTGCTCGACCGGGGCCTGCTGCAGGAGGGCGACGAGGCGCTGGCCGGCACCCGGCACGCGGCGGTCGCCCGGCTCTCCGCCACCACCGCGGCCGAGACCGGGGTCGAGGACGGCGATCTGCTCGCCGTCAGCGGCCCCTCGGGGTCCGTGCACCTCCCGCTGCGGGTGACCGAGATGCCCGACCGCGTGGTGTGGCTTCCGCTCAACTCGGCCGGCGGCGGTGTGCCGGGCGACACGGGCGCGACGCCCGGCGCGCTCGTCCGCGTCGGCCCCGCGGCAACGGCCGGCCACGGGACCGCCGGCCCCGACGACGTACCGGAGGTGCGCGCGTGA
- the nuoH gene encoding NADH-quinone oxidoreductase subunit NuoH — protein MNPVLLDQTLLAAEDLSLFGRDPWWLVVVKAVFCFAFLMVTVLFSIVWERKVVAWMQLRIGPNRHGPWGLLQSLADGVKLMLKEDVVVRRADKVVYVLAPVIAAIPAFMAIAVIPFGPAGNEVSIFGQRTTMQLTDLPIAVLYLLAVASIGIYGMVLAGWSSGSTYPLLGGLRSVAQVISYEIAMGAAFASVFLYSGSMSTSTIVEAQADRWYVLLLPVSFLIYVVTMVGETNRAPFDMPESEGDLVGGFNTEYSSIKFAMFMLAEYVNMVTVSAVAVTLFLGGWRAPWPVSTFWEGANHGWWPMLWFVLKVQLLLFFFIWLRGTLPRVRYDQLMKLGWKVLIPVSVVWLMLVATVRALRNDGRDFSQIVLYVGGAVLAVLLLSFVADLFRGRKERADAEAREAAEAEGGGAPGVFDPMAGGFPVPPLPGQVLPPAPRRRPRRDGELIVSGGVNTDSDGPRDGKEADGV, from the coding sequence GTGAACCCGGTACTCCTCGACCAGACGCTGCTCGCGGCGGAGGACCTCTCGCTGTTCGGGCGGGACCCCTGGTGGCTCGTCGTCGTCAAGGCGGTGTTCTGCTTCGCCTTCCTGATGGTGACGGTGCTGTTCTCCATCGTGTGGGAGCGCAAGGTCGTCGCCTGGATGCAGTTGCGCATCGGCCCCAACCGGCACGGGCCGTGGGGCCTCCTCCAGTCCCTCGCGGACGGCGTCAAGCTGATGCTCAAGGAGGACGTGGTCGTCCGGCGCGCGGACAAGGTGGTCTACGTCCTCGCTCCGGTCATCGCGGCGATCCCGGCGTTCATGGCGATCGCGGTCATCCCGTTCGGCCCGGCCGGCAACGAGGTCTCGATCTTCGGCCAGCGGACCACGATGCAACTCACCGACCTGCCGATCGCGGTGCTCTACCTCCTCGCGGTCGCCTCGATCGGCATCTACGGCATGGTGCTCGCCGGCTGGTCGTCCGGTTCGACGTACCCGCTGCTCGGCGGACTGCGCTCGGTGGCACAGGTCATCTCGTACGAGATCGCCATGGGTGCCGCGTTCGCCTCGGTCTTCCTCTACTCCGGGTCGATGTCGACCTCGACGATCGTGGAGGCGCAGGCGGACCGCTGGTACGTGCTGCTGCTGCCGGTCTCGTTCCTCATCTACGTCGTGACGATGGTCGGCGAGACCAACCGGGCCCCGTTCGACATGCCGGAGTCCGAAGGCGACCTGGTCGGCGGCTTCAACACCGAGTACTCGTCGATCAAGTTCGCGATGTTCATGCTCGCCGAGTACGTCAACATGGTCACCGTCTCGGCGGTCGCCGTCACCCTGTTCCTGGGCGGCTGGCGGGCTCCGTGGCCCGTCAGCACCTTCTGGGAGGGCGCGAACCACGGCTGGTGGCCGATGCTCTGGTTCGTCCTCAAGGTGCAGTTGCTGCTCTTCTTCTTCATCTGGCTGCGCGGCACGCTTCCGCGCGTCCGCTACGACCAGCTGATGAAGCTCGGCTGGAAGGTGCTCATCCCGGTCTCGGTCGTCTGGCTGATGCTCGTGGCGACCGTGCGGGCGCTGCGCAACGACGGCCGCGACTTCTCGCAGATCGTGCTGTACGTCGGCGGTGCGGTCCTCGCCGTGCTGCTGCTGTCCTTCGTCGCGGACCTCTTCCGGGGCAGGAAGGAGCGGGCCGACGCGGAGGCGAGGGAGGCGGCAGAGGCCGAGGGGGGCGGGGCGCCCGGCGTGTTCGACCCGATGGCCGGCGGCTTCCCGGTGCCCCCGCTGCCCGGACAGGTGCTGCCGCCGGCTCCGCGCAGGCGGCCGCGCCGCGACGGAGAGCTGATTGTCAGTGGTGGCGTCAATACTGACAGTGACGGTCCTCGTGACGGAAAGGAGGCTGACGGTGTCTGA
- the nuoI gene encoding NADH-quinone oxidoreductase subunit NuoI gives MSERPEDSGSAFQNPLAGFGVTFKAMFKKRLTEQYPEQQKTTAPRFHGRHQLNRHPDGLEKCVGCELCAWACPADAIYVEGADNTEEERYSPGERYGRVYQINYARCILCGLCIEACPTRALTMTNEFELADSSRENLIYTKEQLLAGLEPGMVDTPHAIHPGTDEQDYYRGLVTEAAPGTERQPAVSKGEKPQDAASAPGSADPAAQKEADA, from the coding sequence GTGTCTGAGCGACCCGAGGATTCCGGGAGCGCGTTCCAGAACCCGCTCGCCGGCTTCGGCGTGACCTTCAAGGCCATGTTCAAGAAGCGGCTGACCGAGCAGTATCCGGAGCAGCAGAAGACCACGGCGCCGCGCTTCCACGGCCGGCACCAGCTCAACCGGCATCCGGACGGGCTGGAGAAGTGCGTCGGCTGCGAGTTGTGCGCCTGGGCCTGTCCGGCGGACGCCATCTATGTGGAGGGCGCGGACAACACCGAGGAGGAGCGCTACTCACCGGGCGAGCGGTACGGCCGCGTCTACCAGATCAACTACGCCCGCTGCATCCTCTGCGGGCTGTGCATCGAGGCGTGCCCGACCCGGGCGCTGACGATGACCAACGAGTTCGAACTGGCCGACAGCTCCCGCGAGAACCTGATCTACACCAAGGAGCAACTGCTGGCGGGCCTCGAGCCCGGCATGGTCGACACCCCGCACGCGATCCACCCCGGCACGGACGAGCAGGACTACTACCGGGGCCTGGTCACCGAGGCCGCGCCCGGGACCGAGCGCCAGCCGGCCGTCTCCAAGGGGGAGAAGCCCCAGGACGCCGCTTCGGCCCCCGGGTCCGCGGACCCGGCGGCGCAGAAGGAGGCCGACGCATGA
- a CDS encoding NADH-quinone oxidoreductase subunit J — protein sequence MSALAAATSTGEAVQFWVLGTVAVVGALGTILMRKAVHSALCLAATMIILAVFYLANGAYFLGVVQIIVYTGAIMMLFLFVVMLVGVTAADSLKETLKGQRWWAALCGIGFGVLMIAGIGQASLGPGAFVGLGEANAAGNVQGLAALIFTKYVFAFEVTGALLITAAVGAMVLTHRERTERAMTQRELAEQRVREATAPPSAGRHPASADYGWKLPTPLPAPGVYARHNAVDVAGLLPDGTPSELTVSKTLRDRGQIRDVSREALNDLRALERRSEERLGRDRDELDRGGRGEGQEAKR from the coding sequence ATGAGCGCTCTGGCCGCCGCGACCTCCACCGGCGAGGCCGTGCAGTTCTGGGTGCTCGGCACCGTCGCCGTCGTCGGGGCGCTGGGCACCATCCTGATGAGGAAGGCCGTGCACAGCGCGCTGTGCCTCGCCGCGACCATGATCATCCTGGCGGTCTTCTACCTCGCCAACGGCGCGTACTTCCTGGGCGTCGTCCAGATCATCGTCTACACCGGCGCGATCATGATGCTCTTCCTCTTCGTCGTCATGCTCGTCGGTGTCACGGCCGCCGACTCCCTGAAGGAGACGCTCAAGGGCCAGCGCTGGTGGGCGGCCCTCTGCGGCATCGGCTTCGGCGTGCTGATGATCGCGGGCATCGGCCAGGCCTCACTGGGCCCCGGGGCCTTCGTCGGACTCGGCGAGGCCAACGCGGCGGGCAACGTCCAGGGCCTGGCGGCGCTGATCTTCACCAAGTACGTCTTCGCCTTCGAGGTCACCGGCGCCCTGCTCATCACGGCGGCGGTCGGCGCGATGGTACTCACCCACCGGGAGCGCACCGAGCGCGCCATGACCCAGCGCGAACTGGCCGAGCAGCGGGTGCGCGAGGCGACCGCCCCGCCGTCCGCCGGCCGCCACCCCGCGTCGGCGGACTACGGCTGGAAGCTTCCGACCCCGCTGCCCGCCCCGGGCGTGTACGCCCGGCACAACGCGGTGGACGTCGCCGGTCTGCTCCCCGACGGCACTCCGTCGGAACTCACCGTCAGCAAGACGCTGCGCGACCGCGGCCAGATCCGCGACGTGTCCCGGGAGGCGCTGAACGACCTCAGGGCGCTGGAGCGGCGCTCCGAGGAGCGGCTCGGCCGGGACCGTGACGAACTCGACCGGGGCGGCCGGGGCGAGGGACAGGAGGCCAAGCGGTGA
- the nuoK gene encoding NADH-quinone oxidoreductase subunit NuoK: MNPVNYLYLAALLFTIGASGVLIRRNAIVVFMCIELMLNACNLSLVAFSRMHGNLDGQIVAFFTMVVAAAEVVVGLAIIVSLFRSRHSASVDDASLMKL, from the coding sequence GTGAACCCCGTCAACTATCTCTACCTCGCGGCCCTGTTGTTCACCATCGGCGCATCCGGCGTGCTGATCAGGCGGAACGCGATCGTGGTCTTCATGTGCATCGAGCTCATGCTCAACGCCTGCAACCTCTCGCTGGTCGCCTTCTCCCGGATGCACGGCAATCTCGACGGCCAGATCGTCGCCTTCTTCACGATGGTCGTCGCCGCAGCCGAGGTCGTGGTCGGGCTCGCGATCATCGTGTCGCTGTTCCGCTCCCGCCACTCGGCCTCGGTCGACGACGCCAGCCTGATGAAGCTGTAA
- the nuoL gene encoding NADH-quinone oxidoreductase subunit L, protein MDNAENLIALLVAAPLLGAVVLLLGGRRLDRAGHWVGTALAAASFVVAVVLFADMLGRPGDDRTLYQHLFSWIPVGGFQADVAFQLDQLSMTFVLLITGVGSLIHLYSVGYMEHDERRRRFFGYLNLFLAAMLLLVLADNYLLLYVGWEGVGLASYLLIGFWQHKPSAATAAKKAFLVNRVGDMGLSIAVMLMFTTFGTFAFGPVLDSTGGASEGTLTALGLLLLLAACGKSAQVPLQSWLGDAMEGPTPVSALIHAATMVTAGVYLITRSGAIFNAAPDAQLAVVTVGAVTLLFGAIVGCAKDDIKKALAGSTMSQIGYMILAAGLGPLGYAFAIMHLVTHGFFKAGLFLGAGSVMHGMNDEVDMRKYGGLRKYMPITFVTFGLGYLAIIGFPGLSGFFSKDKIIEAAFAKGGAEGWILGGAALLGAAVTAFYMTRVMLMTFFGEKRWQPDARGELPHPHESPRTMTVPMIVLAFGSVFAGGLFSWHESFVKWLEPVTGFDHGHSPLSAAAVTTATVAVMLLGVALAYLQYGRRPVPLTPPRGSLLTRAARRDLLQDDFNHVVLVRGGEHLTRSLVYVDHSLVDGVVNGTAASFGGLSGRLRKLQNGYARTYAVTMFGGTAVLIAATLLMRAV, encoded by the coding sequence GTGGACAACGCAGAGAACCTGATCGCGCTGCTGGTCGCGGCGCCCCTGCTCGGAGCGGTGGTGCTGCTCCTCGGCGGACGCCGGCTCGACCGTGCGGGGCACTGGGTCGGCACCGCGCTCGCCGCCGCCTCCTTCGTCGTCGCCGTCGTGCTCTTCGCCGACATGCTCGGCCGGCCCGGCGACGACCGCACCCTGTACCAGCACCTGTTCAGCTGGATCCCGGTCGGCGGCTTCCAGGCGGACGTCGCCTTCCAGCTCGACCAGCTGTCGATGACCTTCGTGCTGCTGATCACCGGAGTCGGCTCGCTGATCCATCTGTACTCCGTGGGGTACATGGAGCACGACGAGCGCCGCCGCCGCTTCTTCGGCTACCTCAACCTGTTCCTCGCGGCGATGCTCCTGCTGGTGCTCGCCGACAACTACCTGCTGCTGTACGTCGGGTGGGAGGGCGTCGGTCTGGCCTCGTACCTGCTCATCGGCTTCTGGCAGCACAAGCCCAGCGCGGCGACCGCCGCGAAGAAGGCCTTCCTGGTCAACCGGGTCGGCGACATGGGCCTCTCCATCGCCGTCATGCTGATGTTCACCACCTTCGGCACCTTCGCCTTCGGTCCGGTGCTGGACTCCACGGGCGGGGCGTCCGAGGGCACCCTGACCGCCCTGGGGCTGCTCCTGCTGCTCGCCGCGTGCGGCAAGTCCGCCCAGGTGCCGCTGCAGTCCTGGCTCGGGGACGCGATGGAGGGCCCGACCCCGGTCTCGGCCCTGATCCACGCGGCGACGATGGTCACCGCCGGCGTCTACCTGATCACCCGCTCCGGGGCGATCTTCAACGCCGCCCCGGACGCCCAGCTCGCGGTCGTCACCGTCGGCGCGGTCACGCTGCTCTTCGGTGCGATCGTCGGTTGCGCCAAGGACGACATCAAGAAGGCACTGGCCGGATCGACGATGTCGCAGATCGGCTACATGATCCTGGCGGCCGGCCTCGGCCCCCTCGGCTACGCCTTCGCGATCATGCACCTGGTCACCCACGGCTTCTTCAAGGCCGGGCTGTTCCTCGGCGCCGGTTCGGTCATGCACGGCATGAACGACGAGGTGGACATGAGGAAGTACGGCGGACTGCGCAAGTACATGCCGATCACCTTCGTCACCTTCGGCCTCGGCTACCTCGCCATCATCGGCTTCCCCGGCCTGTCCGGCTTCTTCTCCAAGGACAAGATCATCGAGGCGGCCTTCGCCAAGGGCGGCGCCGAGGGCTGGATCCTCGGCGGCGCGGCCCTGCTGGGCGCGGCCGTCACGGCCTTCTACATGACGCGTGTGATGCTGATGACCTTCTTCGGCGAGAAGCGCTGGCAGCCCGACGCCAGGGGCGAACTGCCGCATCCGCACGAGTCGCCGCGGACGATGACCGTTCCGATGATCGTCCTCGCCTTCGGCTCGGTCTTCGCCGGCGGGCTGTTCTCCTGGCACGAGTCGTTCGTGAAGTGGCTGGAGCCGGTCACCGGCTTCGACCACGGCCATTCGCCGCTCAGCGCCGCCGCGGTCACGACCGCCACGGTCGCCGTGATGCTCCTCGGCGTCGCCCTGGCATATCTCCAGTACGGCCGGCGCCCGGTACCGCTCACCCCGCCGCGGGGCTCGCTGCTCACCCGGGCCGCCCGCCGCGACCTCCTCCAGGACGACTTCAACCATGTGGTCCTGGTCCGGGGCGGCGAGCATCTGACCCGGTCGCTCGTGTACGTCGACCACAGCCTGGTCGACGGGGTCGTCAACGGCACGGCGGCGTCGTTCGGCGGTCTCTCCGGCCGGCTGCGCAAGCTGCAGAACGGCTACGCCCGCACCTACGCGGTCACGATGTTCGGAGGTACGGCGGTGCTGATCGCCGCGACCCTGCTGATGAGGGCGGTGTAA
- a CDS encoding NADH-quinone oxidoreductase subunit M: MSFPLLTAAAALPALGAIATAAVPAGRRTAAKWLALLVSLGTLVLAAVIAVRFEPGGERYQLTESHSWIADFGVRYELGVDGIAVALIALTAVLIPFIILAGWHDADPSPVPGGDTPAETKNYRWRPTQGFFALILSVEAMVILSFEATDVFLFYILFEAMLIPMYFLIGGFGDRAHTGSDEHAAAQRSYAAVKFLLYNLAGGLIMLAAVIGLYVVAGNFSLTEIAAARADGTLEMATDTERLLFLGFFFAFAVKAPLWPLHTWLPNAMGESTAPVAVLITAVVDKVGTFAMLRFCLGLFPEASEWATPVILALALVSIIYGALLAVGQRDIKRLVAYASISHFGFIVMGIFAMTTQGQSGSTLYMVNHGISTAALMLVAGFLISRRGSRLIADYGGVQKVAPVLAGTFLIGGLATLSLPGLAPFVSEFLVLVGTFARYPVVGVIATLGIVLAALYTLVLYQRTMTGPVKEEVRTLPDLRLRELVVVTPLIALLIFLGVYPKPLTDIVNPAVEHTMSDVQQKDPRPEVEAAK; encoded by the coding sequence ATGTCCTTCCCGCTCCTCACCGCGGCGGCGGCGCTCCCGGCACTCGGCGCGATCGCCACCGCCGCCGTCCCCGCCGGCCGGCGCACCGCCGCCAAGTGGCTGGCCCTGCTGGTCTCCCTGGGCACGCTGGTGCTCGCGGCGGTGATCGCCGTCCGGTTCGAGCCCGGAGGCGAGCGCTACCAGCTCACCGAATCCCACTCCTGGATCGCGGACTTCGGGGTCCGCTACGAACTGGGCGTGGACGGCATCGCGGTGGCGCTGATCGCCCTGACCGCCGTACTGATCCCGTTCATCATCCTGGCCGGCTGGCACGACGCCGACCCCTCCCCCGTCCCCGGCGGGGACACCCCAGCCGAGACGAAGAACTACCGGTGGCGGCCGACCCAGGGCTTCTTCGCCCTGATCCTGTCGGTCGAGGCGATGGTGATCCTCTCCTTCGAGGCCACCGACGTCTTCCTCTTCTACATCCTCTTCGAGGCCATGCTCATCCCGATGTACTTCCTCATCGGGGGCTTCGGGGACCGCGCCCACACCGGCAGCGACGAGCACGCGGCGGCCCAGCGCTCCTACGCCGCGGTGAAGTTCCTCCTCTACAACCTGGCCGGCGGCCTCATCATGCTGGCCGCGGTCATCGGGCTCTACGTGGTCGCGGGGAACTTCTCGCTCACGGAGATCGCCGCGGCCCGCGCCGACGGCACCCTGGAGATGGCGACCGACACCGAGCGGCTGCTGTTCCTCGGCTTCTTCTTCGCCTTCGCGGTGAAGGCGCCGCTGTGGCCGCTGCACACCTGGCTCCCCAACGCGATGGGCGAGTCGACCGCCCCGGTCGCCGTGCTGATCACGGCGGTGGTCGACAAGGTCGGCACGTTCGCCATGCTGCGCTTCTGCCTCGGGCTGTTCCCCGAGGCATCCGAGTGGGCGACTCCGGTGATCCTGGCCCTGGCCCTGGTCAGCATCATCTACGGTGCCCTGCTCGCCGTCGGCCAGCGCGACATCAAACGCCTGGTCGCCTATGCGTCGATCTCCCACTTCGGCTTCATCGTCATGGGCATCTTCGCGATGACCACCCAGGGCCAGTCGGGGTCCACGCTCTACATGGTCAACCACGGGATCTCGACGGCCGCGCTGATGCTGGTGGCCGGTTTCCTGATCTCGCGGCGCGGTTCCCGGCTCATCGCCGACTACGGCGGAGTGCAGAAGGTCGCGCCGGTTCTCGCCGGCACCTTCCTGATCGGCGGCCTGGCGACCCTGTCGCTTCCGGGACTCGCGCCGTTCGTCAGCGAGTTCCTGGTACTCGTCGGGACGTTCGCGCGCTATCCGGTGGTCGGCGTCATCGCGACCCTCGGCATCGTGCTCGCCGCGCTCTACACGCTGGTGCTGTACCAGCGGACGATGACCGGACCGGTGAAGGAGGAGGTGCGGACCCTGCCCGATCTGCGGCTGCGCGAACTCGTGGTGGTCACCCCGCTCATCGCACTGCTGATCTTCCTCGGCGTCTATCCGAAACCGCTGACGGACATCGTCAACCCGGCCGTCGAGCACACCATGTCCGACGTCCAGCAGAAGGACCCCCGGCCCGAGGTGGAGGCGGCCAAGTGA